In Bos taurus isolate L1 Dominette 01449 registration number 42190680 breed Hereford chromosome 10, ARS-UCD2.0, whole genome shotgun sequence, the genomic window gtttttaaggaatctccacactgttctccatagtggctgtactagtttgcattcccaccaacagcgtaagagggttcccttttctccacaccatctctagcatttattgcttgtagacttttggattgcagccattctgactggtgtgaaatggtacctcatagtggttttgatttgcatttttctggtaatgagtgatgttgagcatcttttcatgtgtttgttagccatctgtatgtcttctttggagaaatgtctatttagttctttggcccattttttgattgggtcatttatttttctggaattgagctgtaggagttgcttgtatattttcgagattagttgtttgtcagttgcttcatttgctattattttctcccattctgaaggctgtcttttcaccttgcttatagttccctttgttgtgcagaagcttttaagtttaattaggtcccatttgtttatttttgcttttatttccaatattctgggaggtgggtcatagaggatcctgctgtgatgtatgtcggagagtgttttgcctatgttttcctctaggagttttatagtttctggtcttaccttgagatctttaatccattttgagtttatttttgtgtatggtgttagaaagtgttctagtttcattctgttacaagtggttgaccggttttcccagcaccacttgttaaagagattgtctttaatccatcgtatattcttacctcctttgtcaaaaataaggtgccccTAGGtgtgtgaatttatctctgggctttctattttgttccattgatctatatttctgtctttgtgccagtaccctactgtcttgatgactgtggctttgtagtagagcctgaagtcaggcaggttgattcctccagttccattcttctttctcaagatcgctttggctattcgaggttttttgtacttccatacaaattgtgagattatttgttctagctctgtgaagaataccgttggtagcttgatagggattgcattgaatctataaattactttgggcagtatactcattttcactatattgattcttccaatccatgaacatggtatatttctccatctattagtgtcctctttgatttctttcaccagtgttttatagttttctatatctaggtctttagtttctttaggtagatatattcctaagtattttattcttttcgttgcaatggtgaatggaattgtttccttaatttctctttctattttctcattattagtgtataggaatgcaagggatttctgtgtgttgattttatatcctgcaacttttctatattcattgattagttctagtaattttctggtggattctttagggttttctatgtagaggatcatgtcatctgcaaacagtgagagttttacttcttcttttccaatttggattccttttatttctttttctgctctgattgctgtggccaaaacttccaaaactatgttgaacagcaatggtgaaagtgggcacccttgtcttgttcctgactttagaggaaatgctttcaatttttcaccattgaggataatgtttgctgtgggtttgtcatatatagcttttattatgttgaggtatgttccttctattcctgctttctggagactttttatcataaatggatgttgaattttgtcaaaggctttctcttcatctattgagatagtcatatggtttttatttttcaatttgttaatgtggtgtattacattgattgatttgtggatattgaagaatccttgcatccctgggataaagcccacttggtcatggtgtatgatctttttaatgtgttgttggattctgattgctagaattttgttaaggatttttgcattatGTTCaacagtgatattggcctgtagttttcttttttggtgggatctttgtcaggttttggtattagggtgatggtggcctcatagaatgagtttggaagtttaccttcctctgcaattttctggaagagtttgagtaggataggtgttagctcttctcttaatttttggtagaattcagctgtgaagccatctggacctgggcttttgtttgctggaagatttctgattacagtttcatgTATCACTTTTAAATTGATCTTCTGCTCTAACCTTTCCCCAGTAATGTACTAGACCCCAATCTTTTTTAAAGACAACAGTCTTCTATTGTGGTTAGCCAATAGTCTTGGCATTATTTATCCACTGGACTCTCTCTTTTTTACAGATTAGAAAGTCTACtttgttttattgttattattttcttggcctccccATGTGGCTTGCtggattttggttttctttcctacccagggatcaaattcatgcctcctgcaatggaagcttgtagtcctaaccagtggaccaccagggaatttcctagaAAGTCTACCCTAATCATCTATTAGATCTTTATGTCTAATCTGCATCATTTTTCTAGACTATCCAATTCCACTGTTCTATTTGTTTGTTCTTAAGTTAGTGTTTTAATACCTGACGCTTTTTTTGTTCAATATTTCTTGGCTATTCCACCTCATTAATTTTTCTGGACACATACTAATTCTGAAGTTTACAATAAATATATTCTCATTGAGAATATCTTCATTGGTTTTTAAAGGTTTTAGTGAAGAAGGTATGTTAAATTGTAATTTGAAATGAGGCCGGATTAAGAAACTCAGGGCAGTCCAGTTGTTAAGGACTGtgcattttcactgctgagggcctgcgTTCAACCCCTAGTCAAGGAGCTAggtaagattccacaagccatgtggcatgggcaaacaaaatgaaacatacaaacaaacatGACAGcaggacttcccttgtagtccagtggttaagaatctgcctgccaatgcagggaatatgGATTctacccctggtccgggaagatttcacatgccactgggcaactaagcctatggactttaactactgagcccagacaCCTTAGAGCTCTGCAATAGGAGAAGCCACCATAACGAGAGGTCTgaccaccacaactagagtagctcctgcttagtgcaactggagaaagcctgtgtgcagcagcgaagacctagtgcaaccaaaaccaaaaccaaaacctgacaacaaagaaaccaaaaaaaccaCTGAGATACATTCTAGGATCAGAAAGACATACCAGACACAGTTGTGGTACACTGAGTTTTTTGTACTCTCTGACAAGATTGCATGAGCCAGTAAGAAACCACTGTAGATTATAGCATTTGCTAAGAAATTGGCTGAGAGGAAATGATTCATGGAAATCGGGAAGCAGCAGTATTTGGAGAGGTTCAGGAAAGGAGCCAACTTTCTCCACCCTCTCAGATCCAGCTCCTATTTATGAGAGGAGCTTGTTAATTTGCTTGTAAAACACCTGCTTCACTGGTTTGTTCCTCAGGGTGTAGATGAAGGGATTGAACACTGGGGTCACCACGGTGTTGAGCAAGGCCACCACCTTGTTCCTGTCCTCCCCCTGGCTGCTCTTGCCTGACCGGACATACATGAAGATGCAGCTGCCATAGAAGAGAGAGACAACAGTGATGTGGGAGGAACAGGTTGAGAAGGCTTTCCACCTCTCCTTGGCTGCGGGGAGGTGCAGGATGGTGTGGAGGATGTGGCCATAGCAGGTAGCCGTCACAGACAGAGTGCCCAGGAGGCTGACGTTGGCCAGGATGAAACCTAGAAGCTCGATCAGACTTGTGTCTGCACATACGAGTTCCAGGAGTGGAAAGCTGTCACAGAAGAAATGATCAATGATATTGGGACCACAGAATGGCTGCTGAAATGTGAGGAAAGTTGGAATGATGATGATAAAGAATCCTGTGACCCATGAAGAAAGAACTAACTGGACACAGACCCTTTTGCTCATGATGGTGACATAACGCAAGGGGTTACATATGGCCACATACCTGTCAAAGGACATCACTGCCAGTAGGAAGAACTCTGTGGTGCccaggaagaaatagaggaaacactGTAGGAAACAGCCTTCCAGGGAGATGGTCCTGTTTCCAGTCAGGATGTTGGTCAGCATCTTGGGGAAGATGACCGAGGTGAACCAGATCTCTAGGACGGCAAAGTTGCGGAGGAAGTAGTACATGGGCGTGTGGAGGCGCCTGTCCATGAGGGTGAGGACCACGATGAGGAGGTTCCCCAGTAGAGTGAGCAGGTAGGTCAGGAGGAGCCCCAGGAAGAGGAGCATCTGCAGCTCACAGGCCTCTGAGAGCCCCAGCAGGATGAACTCGGTGACAGTGGTGTGGTTCCCCGTGGCTCCTCTGGCCTCTGCTGGGAATGCCCAATCAGCGG contains:
- the OR6E1D gene encoding olfactory receptor family 6 subfamily E member 1D, giving the protein MQHTADWAFPAEARGATGNHTTVTEFILLGLSEACELQMLLFLGLLLTYLLTLLGNLLIVVLTLMDRRLHTPMYYFLRNFAVLEIWFTSVIFPKMLTNILTGNRTISLEGCFLQCFLYFFLGTTEFFLLAVMSFDRYVAICNPLRYVTIMSKRVCVQLVLSSWVTGFFIIIIPTFLTFQQPFCGPNIIDHFFCDSFPLLELVCADTSLIELLGFILANVSLLGTLSVTATCYGHILHTILHLPAAKERWKAFSTCSSHITVVSLFYGSCIFMYVRSGKSSQGEDRNKVVALLNTVVTPVFNPFIYTLRNKPVKQVFYKQINKLLS